The Micromonospora violae DNA segment GACGATGTCTTCGCACTGCATGTCAATCGATGCGTGGTCTACGTGGTGAGCCGTCTCCGTGTCGTCGACAAGCAGCGGCGCGCCTGTTGCGGCGCTGCTCCAGCAACGTGGCGCGACCCGGCCTATCCCGGTCACGACGACTGGGCGATGCTCGGCGCCGGCGGATGCGGGGCGAGCCCTGTGCATGTCGAGGCGACGCCGATCCGCTTCGACGTCGCCGTTCCTGGCGACCTGCTCCGCGCGCTGACCTGGCGCAACCGACGTGGAGAACAGCGCAGCTTGAAGTACGTCGTCGACGGTCGTCTCGAACGCTCCGTCAGCCTCCAGGGCGTCTATCGTCTGACCGACGAATCCGCGGCTCGATTGGGCGCCCTGCTCGACTGTTGACGGTTGACGCGCCTTGACGGCGGCAGATCTGTGCACCTCGAACTCATCGGACGAACGGCGTCGGCCGGTCATCCAGCTCACGGCGCCAGACCCGACGCCAGCGTTCCTCGCCTAGCGGGACACGCCAGCATGCGGCGGGGCCGCCCGGATGGACGCCACAGGTCGGGCATGCGCGACCCGGGCGGTGCCTTTCGATGCCGCATGCCAGGCAGTGCCTGTCGACGCTGACTCCGGCATCGTGGCGATCGAGGACCGCTTGGACGACCGTGGCGAGAGGCCCCGTCGGGTGGTGCTCAGGATCGGGACAGTAGGCGATCTGGGACCAGCCCCACGAGTTCCAGGGCGGCCGCGTCCCTGGGAGCCGCTTGCCAGTCGCCTTCTCTCGACGCCGCAGGGCGGCGTACTCCTGCGCACGCTGCAGAACCACGTCGCGTGTCCGCTGCAGCTCGTCAGCGGCGCGGACGAGCGCGTCGAGATCGTCGCTGAGCCTGCGTGGGATACGGGCGGCGACGATCAGGTGGTGCCAGGTGGCGCGAAATCCGTACGGGGCACAGTGCAGAGCGCACTCTCGCAATGCGTAGAGCCTGCGCTGCGGCGAGAGCGTGCTGTCACGGACGCGGCGCGCCTGCGCAGGGAAGCTGGTCACGAAGCTAATAATGGCGGTCTCCGTGGGACGGCACGACCAGGTTTCGGTGCCCGCACGAACCACAACGCAGGAGCAGACGGCCCTCGCCGCGAACACACGCACATCGCATGAGCGCGCACCACGTCGGGTCGTGGAGGCGCGTCCAGCTGAGAGGGCTCGCGCGTAAACATCGGTCCCGAACGCCTGGCCCGGCACCCGTCAAGGTGGGCTGATCTTCAGCTGGGCGGGATGGCGCCGATAAGGCGTATCCCACGTGGGGCATCAGTCCGCGGCGATCCACCGACACGACCCCCTTGCCCGGGTGGGCGAGTCGCGACGGACAGGCGCATGCTGTTTCCTGGTGACGGCGCGTCCCCGATGGTGGTGGAGCGGGGCGCGGTGGGAACCAGCGCTGCCACGTCGGCCGGTCCTCATTTACCCCCCGAAACCTCCGTCTGCCGTTGACAATCAGTGACAAGAAGCGACCAGTGTTTGGGCGTGCCTGTGCAGCTCAACGTCAAATTTTCGCCAGTTAACGACAAGTTCGGTTTGGTTACGGACGGTAACAAGGGGTTTTGACAAGCAATGACAAGCCTTGAACGAGGTTTGACATGAGGTTCTCTTGGGTTCAAGACCCTCGCTTCTCCGAGCGCCGGGTGCTGGGCCGGACGGCCCGGGCTCGTGCTGCCCAGAGCGAGGGGCGGCGCCGGACGGTCCGATGCCGTGCACGTCCATCAGGGTGGCCCCGGTGGACGCCACCAGTTCCTTGAGCTCCTTGTCGGCCTCCTTGGAGCGCCGGTAGACCCCGTTCGAGGTCGCTGACCAGCTCCGCGGCGACCCGCCGTCGAGTCTTGCCGACCGTGTCCCGGGGCCGGACGGTGGCCAGCAGTGCTCTGGCCTGGGCGGCGGACAGGCTCTTCTTCGCCGCACCTGGAATCAGTTCCAGCAGCAGTTGATGCAGCTGGGACACCATCCGGGTGTGGTCCTCTGCGAGTGAGCGACGCCGGTCGACCAGGATCCGCAGCAGGGCGAGCTGTTCATCGTTGACGACGGGGCGCAGGCCGGCCATGCGGGTGCAGACCAGCGCGATGGGGTGGGCGTCGGTGGCGTCGGTCTTGCGGCCCTGCCCGGTGGCGAACACCCGCGCCCTGGCGGATAGCTTCGGCGGACGTCGACGACCTGTTCGCCTTTGGCCAGGAGCCGGTTGCCGATGTGCCGGCCGATGCTTGGCAGCCCTCGATCGCCCAGACCCGGTGCGGCCACCGCCTGGCGTACCTTCGCATCGCCGTGTAGTCGTCCCGGCCGGTGTCGAACCGGCCGCCGCCGACGATGGTCTCGTCGCTGGCCATGACCTCGATCGTGGCAGAGCGCTTGTGCGGGTCCATCCCGATGACCACACGATCTGACGTGACACTCAAGGCGTCCTCCGATGCTCGATCCACTTGGGCTATCGAGCCGGGAGGGCAACGCTACTTCGAGCCGTACAAACCCCTCTTGAGCCTCTCCCCGCCCTGGGGCGACGCCCGGGCCGCGCAGACCAAATGAGAGCGACAGCCCGGGCGCCTCGACCGAAGCCTGGCCGGGCCACGGTCGCAGGTCGATGAAACAAGTAGCCGATGTGAGTGCGTTAGGTAAATCCGTACGCGCTGCGACGAGCGGGCGTCAGCCGTTGCCGTGCTGCCGTTCCTGCTCCGCCAGGGCAGCCGCTGCCCTGTCCAGGTCGTGGTGAGGAAACACAGGGATGCCCCGGCGGCGCAACGCCTCGGCCGCGACGCCACGCCCAGCGACGGTGACGCCGGTGAAGGTTCCGTCGTGAACGTAGGTGCTACCGCAGGTAGGGCTGCCCTCGACCAGGATGGCCAGCCCGACGCCGACCTGCAGTGCCTTGTCGACCGCCCGCTGCGCCGCCGCCTGGAACAGTTCGGTGACGTCACGGCCCGAGGCTTCGTGTACTCGGGCGCGGCCGTCGAGGACGTCGGCCGCGCTGCCGCCAACGATCTCGGCTGGCGGGCGCGGCACCGGGAATCCGACGGCCAGTTCTGGACACAGCGACACGAGGCGCCCTTCAGAAGCCCATCGCTGCCAGAGCGGAGAGGCGACCGGCACGCCGGTCTCGTTGAACCGGATCGGTGCGCCGCCCAGGCAGCCGCTGACCAGGATTTTCATCATGGCAACACCTGGGGCAGCAGCGCCGTCAGCGTCGCCGCGGTGTAGGTTGCCGTGACCCCCGGCGGCAGGCCGCCTCCAGCACGGTCGAGGAATGCCGTGTCGATACCCAGAGCGGCGGCTCCGGCAACATCAGACGATGCGGAGTTACCGATGTGGATCACGTCGCCGGGGCCCAGGCCGAGGCGGGCCAGCGCGAGCTGGAAAGGTTCAGGGCGGGGCTTGTATGCGCGGGCTTCTTCGCTGGTCACCGCAGCGGCGACGGCGAGGCCGTGCCACCGCA contains these protein-coding regions:
- a CDS encoding IS110 family transposase, producing the protein MFATGQGRKTDATDAHPIALVCTRMAGLRPVVNDEQLALLRILVDRRRSLAEDHTRMVSQLHQLLLELIPGAAKKSLSAAQARALLATVRPRDTVGKTRRRVAAELVSDLERGLPALQGGRQGAQGTGGVHRGHPDGRARHRTVRRRPSLWAARARAVRPSTRRSEKRGS
- a CDS encoding DUF523 domain-containing protein, which codes for MMKILVSGCLGGAPIRFNETGVPVASPLWQRWASEGRLVSLCPELAVGFPVPRPPAEIVGGSAADVLDGRARVHEASGRDVTELFQAAAQRAVDKALQVGVGLAILVEGSPTCGSTYVHDGTFTGVTVAGRGVAAEALRRRGIPVFPHHDLDRAAAALAEQERQHGNG